The following proteins are co-located in the Synechococcus sp. PROS-U-1 genome:
- a CDS encoding phytanoyl-CoA dioxygenase family protein: MSNTTTTTHWDPKDLFEFKGRHQQDGVVYVPGLVVSDAMAELLTWIDDISSASTLGRHYFESTDSGRVKARTEDFAKDHPPLHQFLTQGRVHGVLEALFGEPPVLFKEKINYKHPGAAGYAPHQDAPAYPFGSLHITMLLALDSADTSNGCLEFAKGAHHNGVIDVNADGCLPIERAAQLEWTPMPVAAGDAVFFNSFAPHRSGTNRSDRSRRALYVTYNASSEGDLRSEYYDHKKQALAEGRVSLINHFLGEDVS, translated from the coding sequence ATGAGCAACACCACAACCACAACGCACTGGGATCCGAAGGATCTCTTTGAATTCAAAGGACGTCATCAACAGGACGGCGTCGTCTATGTGCCTGGCTTGGTGGTAAGCGACGCCATGGCTGAGCTGCTGACTTGGATTGACGACATCTCCAGCGCATCGACATTGGGGCGCCACTACTTCGAAAGCACAGACAGTGGCCGGGTCAAAGCGCGAACCGAAGACTTCGCCAAGGATCACCCTCCCCTGCATCAGTTCCTGACCCAAGGCCGGGTGCATGGCGTGCTCGAAGCCTTGTTTGGCGAGCCGCCAGTGCTGTTCAAGGAGAAGATCAACTACAAGCACCCCGGTGCCGCCGGGTACGCCCCCCATCAAGATGCCCCGGCCTACCCGTTTGGCTCGCTGCACATCACGATGCTGCTGGCCTTGGATTCAGCGGATACAAGCAATGGCTGCTTGGAATTCGCCAAAGGGGCCCATCACAACGGCGTGATCGATGTGAATGCCGATGGATGCCTCCCGATTGAGCGGGCAGCTCAACTCGAATGGACGCCGATGCCTGTGGCTGCTGGAGACGCGGTGTTCTTCAACTCTTTTGCACCGCACCGCAGCGGCACCAACCGCTCCGATCGTTCGCGCCGCGCGCTGTACGTCACCTACAACGCCAGCTCCGAAGGCGATTTGCGATCGGAGTACTACGACCACAAAAAGCAGGCGCTAGCGGAAGGGCGCGTCAGCTTGATCAACCACTTTCTCGGAGAGGACGTCTCATGA
- the psbA gene encoding photosystem II q(b) protein: protein MTTTLQQRSGASSWQAFCEWVTSTNNRLYVGWFGVLMIPTLLAATICFVIAFVAAPPVDIDGIREPVAGSLIYGNNIISGAVVPSSNAIGLHFYPIWEAASLDEWLYNGGPFQLVIFHFLIGIYAYMGREWELSYRLGMRPWICVAYSAPVAAASAVFLVYPFGQGSFSDAMPLGISGTFNYMLVFQAEHNILMHPFHMMGVAGVFGGSLFSAMHGSLVTSSLVRETTESESQNYGYKFGQEEETYNIVAAHGYFGRLIFQYASFNNSRSLHFFLAAWPVVGIWFTALGVSTMAFNLNGFNFNQSILDGQGRVLNTWADVLNRAGLGMEVMHERNAHNFPLDLAAAESTPVALQAPAIG, encoded by the coding sequence ATGACCACCACCCTCCAGCAGCGCTCCGGCGCTTCCAGCTGGCAGGCCTTCTGCGAGTGGGTCACCTCCACCAACAACCGTCTGTATGTCGGTTGGTTCGGTGTGCTGATGATCCCAACTCTGTTGGCTGCCACCATCTGTTTCGTCATCGCCTTCGTCGCCGCACCTCCGGTTGACATCGATGGCATCCGCGAGCCTGTCGCTGGCTCCCTGATCTACGGAAACAACATCATCTCTGGTGCTGTTGTTCCTTCTTCAAACGCCATCGGCCTGCACTTCTACCCCATCTGGGAAGCTGCTTCCCTCGATGAGTGGCTGTACAACGGCGGCCCCTTCCAGCTGGTTATTTTCCACTTCCTCATCGGCATCTACGCCTACATGGGTCGCGAGTGGGAACTCTCCTACCGCCTGGGCATGCGCCCCTGGATCTGCGTTGCCTACAGCGCACCTGTCGCTGCAGCCTCCGCTGTCTTCCTGGTTTACCCCTTCGGTCAGGGTTCTTTCTCTGACGCAATGCCCCTGGGCATCTCTGGCACCTTCAACTACATGTTGGTGTTCCAGGCCGAGCACAACATCCTGATGCACCCCTTCCACATGATGGGCGTCGCAGGTGTCTTCGGCGGCAGCTTGTTCTCCGCCATGCACGGCTCCCTGGTGACCTCCTCCCTGGTGCGTGAAACCACCGAGAGCGAGTCCCAGAACTACGGCTACAAGTTTGGCCAAGAGGAAGAGACCTACAACATCGTGGCTGCCCACGGTTACTTCGGTCGCCTGATCTTCCAATACGCCTCCTTCAACAACAGCCGTAGCCTTCACTTCTTCCTGGCTGCCTGGCCTGTTGTCGGCATCTGGTTCACCGCCCTTGGCGTGTCAACCATGGCCTTCAACCTGAACGGCTTCAACTTCAACCAGTCCATCCTTGATGGTCAGGGCCGTGTCCTGAACACCTGGGCCGACGTGTTGAACCGTGCCGGCCTCGGCATGGAAGTGATGCACGAGCGCAACGCTCACAACTTCCCCCTCGACCTGGCTGCTGCTGAGTCCACTCCTGTGGCTCTGCAGGCTCCCGCCATCGGTTGA
- a CDS encoding DUF4278 domain-containing protein encodes MTLTYRGQKYIQNNAAASSKQRPVLVYRGQKVAR; translated from the coding sequence ATGACCCTGACCTATCGCGGCCAGAAGTACATCCAGAACAATGCTGCTGCGTCCAGCAAGCAGCGTCCTGTTCTGGTTTATCGCGGTCAAAAAGTCGCTCGCTGA
- a CDS encoding FAD-dependent oxidoreductase, with translation MPEHSKVINSGSSHVVVIGGGWGGWGAAKALCEAGVRVTLIDGMTDPTGRTPMRTASGKPFEAGTRGFWRDYPNINAMTDELGLADVFTDFTSSAFWSPAGLEATAPVFGDGLQLPSPLGQAMATIKNFKRLPVADRLSIAGLLVAMLDLNRSETTFRNYDAIDALTLFRQLKISERMINEFLRPILLVGLFKPPEELSAAVTMELLYYYALAHQDSFDVRWIRSGTIAEQLIAPLAERLLDHWRLTVLGGTLATRLNLDHNAGAIQSVEIRSLAAGQTSVIDDVDAVVLAVGAKGMKALMTQSPSCADALPELVAAGSLGAIDVVSVRLWLDRYVAVADPANVFSRFTSLQGSGATFFMLDQLQKEDEAELWGGRSPQGSVVASDFYNATAIAALSDQEIVDTLLHELLPQAAQGFRLAQVLECEVRRYPGSVSLFSPGSFSQRPPLQTSLQSLVCAGDWVRMGEREHGAKGLCQERAYVCGLEAANALLRSGVVIGADPTKTREHKVLPIRPEEPQVLFGRAMNKLVMDPLEAFGIRWPWMP, from the coding sequence ATGCCTGAGCATTCCAAGGTCATCAACTCTGGCTCTTCCCATGTGGTGGTGATCGGCGGTGGCTGGGGCGGCTGGGGTGCAGCAAAAGCCCTCTGCGAAGCGGGCGTGCGCGTCACCCTGATCGATGGGATGACGGATCCCACGGGGCGGACGCCGATGCGCACCGCAAGTGGCAAACCCTTTGAAGCGGGCACCCGTGGTTTCTGGAGGGATTACCCCAACATCAATGCGATGACGGATGAGCTTGGGCTCGCCGATGTGTTCACTGACTTCACCAGCAGTGCCTTCTGGTCCCCCGCTGGTCTGGAGGCCACAGCACCCGTCTTTGGTGATGGGCTGCAGCTCCCCAGCCCCCTGGGACAAGCCATGGCGACGATTAAAAACTTCAAGCGCCTTCCAGTTGCCGATCGCTTGAGCATTGCCGGGCTTCTGGTAGCAATGCTGGATTTGAACCGCAGTGAGACGACATTTCGGAACTATGACGCCATCGATGCGTTGACGCTCTTCCGCCAACTGAAGATCAGTGAGCGGATGATTAACGAGTTCTTGCGTCCCATTCTCCTGGTGGGTCTGTTCAAGCCACCCGAAGAATTATCGGCAGCCGTCACCATGGAGCTGCTCTATTACTACGCATTAGCGCATCAAGACTCCTTCGATGTGCGTTGGATTCGTTCCGGAACCATCGCCGAGCAGCTGATTGCCCCATTGGCGGAACGCTTGCTGGACCATTGGCGGCTCACCGTTTTGGGAGGAACGCTGGCCACGCGCCTCAATCTTGATCACAACGCAGGGGCCATCCAGTCTGTGGAGATCCGTTCGCTGGCAGCAGGACAAACAAGCGTGATCGACGATGTTGATGCGGTTGTGCTGGCGGTGGGTGCCAAGGGCATGAAGGCGCTGATGACGCAGTCGCCGAGCTGCGCCGATGCTCTGCCGGAGCTGGTGGCTGCCGGCAGCCTGGGCGCGATCGATGTGGTGTCGGTGCGGTTGTGGCTGGATCGCTATGTCGCGGTCGCCGACCCCGCCAATGTCTTCTCCCGCTTTACCTCCTTGCAGGGTTCTGGCGCCACCTTCTTCATGCTGGACCAGCTGCAGAAAGAGGATGAAGCGGAACTCTGGGGCGGTCGTTCACCTCAGGGTTCCGTTGTCGCCAGCGACTTCTACAACGCTACGGCGATTGCGGCGTTGAGTGATCAGGAGATCGTCGACACCCTGTTGCATGAGCTTCTGCCGCAGGCGGCGCAGGGATTTCGGCTGGCTCAGGTTCTGGAGTGTGAGGTGCGGCGTTACCCGGGTTCGGTGTCGTTGTTTTCACCCGGCAGCTTCAGCCAACGTCCGCCGCTGCAAACATCGCTTCAATCACTTGTTTGCGCTGGTGACTGGGTGCGGATGGGGGAACGCGAGCACGGTGCCAAGGGGCTCTGCCAAGAACGGGCCTATGTCTGCGGCCTTGAAGCAGCCAATGCTTTGTTGCGCAGTGGAGTGGTGATCGGAGCGGATCCCACCAAGACACGAGAGCACAAGGTGCTTCCGATTCGTCCCGAGGAGCCCCAGGTGCTGTTTGGGCGGGCGATGAACAAACTCGTGATGGATCCGTTGGAGGCTTTTGGCATCCGTTGGCCTTGGATGCCCTGA
- a CDS encoding HD domain-containing protein, giving the protein MTTALADHAMEWMKSMQAGSREERVDLLFAYLHTHGQSSYDPSVTQLEHALQTAHLAQQESQQPHLVVASLLHDIGHLMIDEHDEQKDFLDQDCAHEAVAARALSVFFPTQVVAPVQRHVSAKRLLCSLDETYYAGLSDASKRSFAVQGGELSRSEAMRLLALEGMDDAMALRRWDDRAKVHGVEVPDLDAYGQVVLDHLL; this is encoded by the coding sequence ATGACTACTGCACTGGCCGACCACGCCATGGAATGGATGAAATCCATGCAAGCGGGGAGTCGCGAAGAGCGCGTTGATCTGCTCTTCGCCTATCTCCATACCCATGGCCAATCCAGCTACGACCCATCGGTGACGCAGCTGGAACATGCTCTGCAGACAGCGCATTTGGCCCAACAGGAGTCGCAGCAGCCCCACCTGGTAGTGGCATCACTGCTTCATGACATCGGCCATCTGATGATCGATGAACACGATGAGCAAAAGGATTTCCTCGATCAAGACTGCGCCCATGAGGCCGTCGCAGCCCGAGCACTCTCGGTGTTCTTCCCCACGCAGGTTGTTGCTCCCGTACAGCGGCATGTCTCAGCCAAGCGGCTGCTGTGCTCCCTGGATGAGACGTATTACGCGGGGCTGTCGGATGCGTCAAAACGCAGTTTCGCCGTCCAGGGCGGAGAGCTGAGTCGTTCAGAAGCGATGCGGCTGTTGGCCCTAGAGGGGATGGACGATGCCATGGCCCTGCGGCGCTGGGACGACCGGGCCAAGGTTCATGGGGTTGAAGTGCCCGACTTGGATGCCTACGGGCAGGTGGTCTTGGACCATCTCCTGTAG
- a CDS encoding LysR family transcriptional regulator, producing the protein MHLQIIVEVERRGSLTAAADALSLTQSALSHSIKKLEKQLGALIWVRDGRQLCLTQAGRYLHSLAGRVLPQLSLAEDHLGQFSAGVRGTLRVGMECHPCYQWLLNVTDPYLRAYPDVDIDVIQKFQFGGLDALLNHEIDMLVTPDPVLKPGLQFEPVFDYEQVLVVSDQHRLSANDWVTPEDLQSEILISYPVPLERLDIYRSFFTPAGFLPALHKRIETTDMILQMVSCARGVAALPRWLAERYAASMSLTVLRLGQSGIAKQIHLGMRKVDASVDYIAGFVDLARSMENSVEV; encoded by the coding sequence TTGCATCTGCAGATCATTGTTGAAGTAGAAAGGCGTGGTTCTTTGACTGCTGCTGCTGATGCCCTTTCATTAACACAGTCAGCCCTGAGTCATTCCATCAAGAAACTGGAAAAGCAGCTTGGAGCGTTGATTTGGGTGCGTGATGGTCGGCAACTCTGTCTGACTCAGGCAGGACGTTATCTTCACTCCTTGGCTGGGAGGGTTTTGCCTCAGTTATCGCTTGCAGAGGATCATCTTGGCCAATTTTCTGCTGGTGTTCGAGGTACATTGCGGGTTGGAATGGAGTGTCATCCCTGTTATCAGTGGTTGCTCAATGTGACAGATCCGTACCTAAGGGCTTATCCAGATGTTGATATTGATGTGATTCAAAAATTTCAATTTGGTGGTCTCGATGCTTTGCTAAATCATGAAATAGATATGCTCGTTACTCCTGATCCTGTATTGAAGCCAGGGCTTCAGTTTGAGCCAGTGTTTGATTACGAGCAGGTCTTGGTAGTGTCAGATCAACATCGTTTGTCTGCCAATGATTGGGTGACACCCGAGGATTTGCAATCTGAGATCCTGATTTCTTACCCCGTACCCTTAGAGCGCCTGGACATTTACCGAAGCTTTTTTACTCCAGCCGGGTTCTTGCCAGCTCTGCACAAGCGGATTGAAACCACTGACATGATTTTGCAAATGGTGTCTTGCGCACGTGGCGTCGCGGCACTGCCCCGTTGGCTCGCTGAACGCTATGCCGCTTCGATGAGCCTTACGGTGCTCCGGCTTGGGCAGAGCGGCATCGCCAAGCAGATTCATTTGGGCATGCGCAAGGTGGATGCATCCGTCGACTACATCGCGGGCTTTGTTGACCTTGCACGAAGCATGGAGAACTCTGTTGAGGTTTGA
- a CDS encoding response regulator transcription factor — MGTFSTEREALAACKEKQPGLLYVTESLEQGYGIHLANKVNQVSPKTRVLLSLHRENQEVVREALDAHIDGIAFVSSIGKGIKGDFFQSLSAIANGSSYYPKDVREMAGFQKSQILNNLSGREIEVLEALCRGMNNKDIAASMVVSPETVKTHVSTIISKLGVKDRTQAVITSIRAGM, encoded by the coding sequence GTGGGGACATTCAGCACAGAGCGTGAAGCCCTAGCTGCCTGCAAGGAAAAGCAACCCGGCCTGCTGTATGTCACTGAGTCTCTGGAGCAGGGCTATGGGATCCACTTGGCCAACAAGGTCAATCAGGTCAGCCCAAAAACCAGGGTGCTGCTTTCCCTTCACCGAGAGAACCAAGAGGTGGTGAGGGAAGCCCTTGATGCTCATATTGATGGAATCGCCTTCGTCAGCTCGATCGGCAAAGGCATCAAGGGAGACTTTTTTCAGTCCCTATCAGCCATCGCCAATGGTTCGTCCTACTACCCGAAAGACGTCAGAGAGATGGCGGGCTTCCAGAAGAGCCAGATCCTCAACAATCTGTCAGGGCGGGAGATAGAAGTCTTGGAAGCCTTGTGCCGAGGAATGAACAATAAGGACATCGCAGCATCAATGGTCGTCAGTCCAGAAACTGTCAAAACACACGTCAGCACGATCATCAGCAAGCTGGGCGTAAAAGACCGCACTCAAGCCGTCATCACCAGCATCCGCGCAGGAATGTAA
- a CDS encoding fatty acid desaturase, producing the protein MESPSYQDFCLKPFTTRSNRKALIQISNTLIPYGLLWWLMLQATEISPWLTPPFLIILSLFSLRSFSLMHDCGHGSLFETPRLNRIFGFLFGVINAVPQLSWSIDHAYHHKTNGDWERYRGVADFLSLDEFLNLSRKEQRIYTTIHHPLMALPGGFYYLAIKPRLDLLVGLVSPKNRMWGSREEFNDLCLSNFFSLIGVVCLGSWIGFGLFLSLYSIILCLTASSLIYVFYVQHIFENSYANPSEGWSPIRGALEGSSLLILPPLLQWFTANIGFHNIHHLCERIPNYNLKACHQCNQHLLRNVPTLHLESMLECSKFVLWDPSNASLTTIP; encoded by the coding sequence ATGGAATCACCGTCCTATCAAGACTTCTGCCTGAAGCCTTTTACGACACGCAGCAATCGAAAAGCTCTCATTCAGATCAGCAATACCCTGATTCCCTATGGGCTGTTGTGGTGGCTGATGCTTCAAGCCACAGAGATCTCCCCCTGGCTCACTCCACCTTTTCTAATCATTCTCAGCCTTTTTTCACTGAGAAGTTTTTCATTAATGCATGATTGCGGCCATGGATCATTGTTTGAAACCCCAAGACTGAATCGGATCTTTGGATTCCTTTTTGGCGTCATCAATGCGGTTCCGCAGCTGTCCTGGTCCATTGACCACGCTTATCATCACAAAACAAACGGAGACTGGGAACGCTATCGAGGGGTTGCTGATTTTCTGAGCCTGGACGAATTCCTAAATCTCAGCCGCAAAGAGCAAAGGATCTACACGACAATCCACCACCCACTCATGGCGCTACCGGGTGGCTTCTATTATTTAGCGATCAAACCTAGATTGGATCTCTTGGTTGGCCTCGTCAGCCCAAAGAATCGCATGTGGGGATCCAGGGAAGAATTCAACGATCTTTGCCTGAGCAACTTTTTTAGCTTGATTGGGGTTGTCTGCCTAGGATCGTGGATTGGCTTTGGATTATTTCTGAGCCTTTACAGCATTATCCTTTGCCTCACAGCTAGTAGCTTGATTTACGTTTTTTACGTACAACACATATTTGAAAATAGCTACGCCAATCCAAGCGAAGGCTGGAGCCCGATACGAGGGGCATTAGAAGGCTCGAGCTTACTCATCCTCCCACCATTGCTGCAATGGTTCACAGCCAATATCGGCTTTCACAATATTCATCACCTTTGCGAAAGAATACCAAATTACAACCTTAAAGCTTGTCATCAGTGCAATCAACACCTGTTGAGAAACGTACCAACATTGCACCTAGAAAGCATGCTTGAATGTTCAAAATTTGTTTTATGGGACCCAAGCAATGCAAGCCTGACCACAATCCCATAA
- a CDS encoding DUF4278 domain-containing protein — protein sequence MTGLLYRGHSYEAQAASPKACVELTYRREHYNTCREEVAHNAHPSLTYRGASYTK from the coding sequence ATGACTGGTCTTCTCTATAGAGGTCACTCCTACGAAGCTCAAGCAGCCTCGCCCAAAGCTTGTGTCGAGCTGACCTACCGCCGCGAGCATTACAACACATGCCGCGAAGAAGTCGCTCACAATGCCCATCCAAGCCTGACCTACCGAGGCGCTTCTTACACCAAGTGA
- a CDS encoding ParA family protein, translating to MFLTVFGQKGGVAKTCTSLHLACVWAQQGLSVCVVDADRNRSATAYAARGMLPFEVVPVEAAAKATRHAQVIITDGQASSHEDELKNLSAGADLVLLPTTPQARSVELTIELSSILRQMGTMHAALLVKVDSRKQRLAQDARQILDGFGVDVMQTEIPLLAAFEKAEVEGVCVSDAVSDRGRADLRRMGGWSAYCQAAVQIRDRLSVAPLDALSA from the coding sequence ATGTTTTTGACTGTTTTTGGCCAAAAGGGAGGTGTGGCAAAAACCTGCACCAGTCTTCATCTGGCCTGTGTGTGGGCTCAACAGGGCCTGTCGGTGTGTGTTGTTGATGCGGATCGCAACCGCTCGGCAACCGCCTATGCCGCTCGGGGCATGCTCCCGTTTGAGGTGGTTCCAGTCGAGGCTGCAGCGAAAGCCACCCGCCATGCCCAAGTAATCATCACCGATGGTCAAGCCAGCAGCCATGAAGATGAACTCAAAAATCTTTCGGCAGGTGCCGACCTTGTGCTGTTGCCGACCACGCCGCAGGCCCGATCTGTTGAGCTCACAATTGAGCTCTCCTCAATCCTCCGGCAAATGGGCACCATGCATGCCGCGTTGTTGGTGAAGGTGGATAGCCGTAAACAACGGCTTGCTCAGGATGCGCGCCAAATCTTGGATGGTTTTGGTGTGGATGTGATGCAAACCGAAATCCCCCTGTTGGCTGCGTTTGAAAAAGCGGAAGTGGAAGGTGTTTGTGTGTCTGATGCGGTAAGTGATCGTGGTCGAGCTGATCTGAGACGCATGGGGGGATGGTCGGCCTATTGCCAGGCGGCTGTCCAGATTCGTGATCGTTTGTCCGTGGCCCCTTTGGATGCCCTCAGTGCCTGA
- a CDS encoding phosphonate dehydrogenase, producing MSHQQRPHLVVTNHVQEEVIDFLSEFARVTANRSREPWSRRELLETAADADGLLMFMPDCVDADFLDHCPRLGSIAGALRGFDNFNLSACDARGIRYQFIPNLLAAPTAELTVAMLISLARSIPAGDAFVRTGQFPGWRPNFYSKGVINSTVGIVGMGQLGIEFAERMRGFGATLLYSDPVRLDRPSEQRLELQHVEFNDVIERSDHLVLMVPLTNDTLHLINGNVLARCKPGAVLVNPCRGSVVDEQAVVRALQSGQLGGYGADVFEMEDWAREDNPSSIPQSLLDQRDRTVLTPHIGSAVQSIRDDIAMTAARNLKALVESTLTPIR from the coding sequence ATGAGCCATCAACAGCGGCCCCATCTCGTGGTCACGAATCATGTGCAGGAGGAGGTGATCGACTTCCTCTCCGAATTCGCACGGGTCACCGCCAATCGCAGCCGGGAGCCCTGGAGCCGTCGCGAACTGTTGGAAACAGCAGCGGACGCCGACGGCCTGCTGATGTTCATGCCGGATTGCGTCGATGCCGACTTTCTTGATCACTGCCCGCGGCTTGGCTCGATTGCTGGAGCCCTGCGTGGTTTCGACAACTTCAATCTCTCCGCCTGTGATGCCCGGGGCATTCGCTATCAATTCATCCCCAATTTGTTGGCGGCACCAACGGCAGAACTCACGGTTGCGATGCTGATCAGCCTGGCGCGATCCATCCCGGCAGGGGATGCCTTCGTGCGCACAGGCCAGTTCCCTGGATGGCGACCCAATTTCTACTCGAAGGGAGTGATCAACAGCACGGTTGGCATCGTGGGGATGGGGCAACTCGGCATTGAATTCGCCGAGCGCATGCGGGGCTTTGGCGCAACGCTGCTGTACAGCGATCCCGTTCGTCTTGATCGCCCATCCGAGCAACGTCTTGAGCTGCAGCATGTGGAGTTCAACGACGTGATTGAACGCAGTGATCACCTGGTGCTGATGGTGCCGCTCACGAACGACACGCTGCATCTGATCAATGGGAATGTGTTAGCCCGGTGCAAACCGGGGGCAGTGCTGGTGAATCCATGCCGCGGCTCGGTGGTGGATGAACAGGCTGTTGTGCGGGCGCTGCAATCAGGCCAGCTGGGGGGCTACGGGGCGGATGTTTTTGAGATGGAGGACTGGGCCCGAGAGGACAACCCCTCTTCCATTCCCCAGAGCTTGCTCGATCAGCGCGATCGCACCGTGCTCACCCCGCACATCGGGTCAGCCGTTCAATCGATCCGCGACGACATCGCCATGACGGCGGCCCGCAATCTCAAAGCACTTGTTGAGTCCACCCTGACGCCGATCAGATGA
- the phnE gene encoding phosphonate ABC transporter, permease protein PhnE, with the protein MSASVDSHRAILRRHELRWRQQCLRVLVILAAVVSSLAVVGLFDPNRIATGVPAILNLLPEMFPPDFGRWPFWIKPLIDSMAMSIAGTSIAVFFSLLLCFFAAPNTSPSRALYVLATAVLNVTRAVPELILGMILVAAVGFGALPGTLALGLHSVGMLGKFYAEAIELCDQEPIEAARSSGASEMQVIVHSILPQVFPAMADVTFYRWEYNFRASMVVGAVGAGGIGLEIISALRIMEYQQVSALLLVVLVVVTALDSMSNALRHWMVQ; encoded by the coding sequence ATGAGTGCTTCCGTTGATTCCCATCGAGCCATTCTTCGGCGGCATGAGCTGCGATGGCGACAGCAATGCCTCCGCGTTCTGGTCATTCTCGCAGCGGTGGTGAGTTCCCTTGCCGTTGTGGGCCTGTTTGATCCGAATCGAATCGCCACCGGGGTGCCGGCGATTTTGAACTTGCTGCCGGAGATGTTCCCACCGGATTTCGGGCGGTGGCCGTTCTGGATCAAGCCCTTGATCGACTCAATGGCAATGAGCATCGCGGGCACCTCCATCGCGGTGTTCTTCTCGCTGTTGCTCTGTTTCTTTGCCGCACCAAACACCAGCCCGAGCCGAGCGCTCTACGTGCTCGCCACCGCAGTGCTCAACGTGACCCGAGCCGTTCCCGAGCTGATTCTCGGCATGATTCTTGTGGCCGCCGTGGGCTTTGGAGCCCTGCCCGGAACGCTGGCCCTCGGTCTTCACTCCGTTGGCATGCTCGGCAAGTTCTACGCCGAGGCAATCGAGCTGTGTGATCAAGAACCGATCGAAGCCGCCCGCTCATCCGGGGCGTCTGAAATGCAGGTGATCGTTCACAGCATCCTTCCTCAGGTGTTTCCAGCCATGGCGGATGTCACCTTCTACCGCTGGGAATACAACTTCCGGGCTTCGATGGTGGTGGGCGCCGTGGGCGCCGGCGGCATCGGTTTGGAAATCATCAGTGCCCTGCGAATCATGGAGTACCAACAGGTCTCGGCCCTGCTGCTGGTGGTGCTTGTGGTGGTCACAGCACTCGATTCGATGAGCAATGCCCTGCGGCATTGGATGGTGCAATGA
- the phnD gene encoding phosphate/phosphite/phosphonate ABC transporter substrate-binding protein: MLSQAARFSAVAFASAAIVLTGCSSQTTTGKSADSSDPDKLIVALIPDENAATVIQDNQGLKDYLNQKLGKEIELVVTTDYSSMIEAARNDRLDLAYFGPLSYVLAKTKSEIEPFAARIKGGTKTYNSCLIGNTEAGVTDFEAIKGKTFAFGDPASTSSRLFPELTLKENGLTKGEDYEGVFLGAHDAVALAVQNGNAQAGGVACPIFESLKEKGKIDDTKVTLIAKSAPIPQYPWTMRSSLKPELKETISTTFIELNDDSVLKPFKADGFAVISDQDYDGIRKAGDLLGLDLGKFVN; the protein is encoded by the coding sequence ATGTTGTCCCAAGCTGCGCGTTTTTCAGCCGTTGCTTTTGCCTCTGCTGCGATTGTTCTCACTGGTTGCTCCAGCCAAACAACAACTGGCAAGTCTGCTGACTCCAGTGATCCCGACAAGCTGATTGTTGCCCTGATCCCGGATGAAAATGCCGCAACGGTGATTCAGGACAACCAAGGGCTGAAGGATTACCTCAACCAGAAGCTCGGCAAGGAGATCGAACTGGTGGTCACCACCGATTACTCCTCCATGATCGAGGCTGCTCGCAACGATCGCCTCGACCTGGCCTATTTCGGACCGCTGTCCTACGTGTTGGCCAAGACCAAGAGCGAGATCGAGCCGTTCGCCGCTCGGATCAAGGGGGGCACCAAGACCTACAACTCATGCCTGATCGGCAACACCGAAGCCGGTGTGACCGACTTTGAAGCGATCAAAGGCAAAACCTTTGCCTTTGGAGACCCAGCTTCAACCTCCAGTCGCTTGTTCCCAGAACTAACCCTCAAAGAGAATGGCCTCACCAAGGGTGAGGACTACGAGGGGGTGTTCCTCGGCGCCCATGACGCTGTGGCCTTGGCTGTTCAGAACGGCAATGCTCAAGCCGGTGGGGTGGCCTGCCCGATTTTTGAGTCACTGAAGGAGAAGGGCAAGATCGACGACACGAAGGTGACGTTGATCGCCAAATCAGCGCCGATCCCGCAGTACCCCTGGACGATGCGCTCGTCGTTGAAGCCCGAACTGAAGGAGACCATCAGCACCACATTCATTGAGCTGAACGACGACAGCGTCCTGAAGCCGTTCAAGGCCGATGGATTCGCCGTGATTAGCGATCAGGACTACGACGGCATCCGCAAGGCGGGTGATCTGCTGGGCCTCGACCTCGGCAAGTTCGTCAACTGA